The window ACAATAATAAATTAGCGAAAGAGATCAACGCGTCGGGCTACAATGACAATGTGGGGAGCGTCTCCGCGCTTTCCAAGAATTGGATTCCCCGATCAAGATATAAATGATAAATTGATAATTTAAACTGAAGATGCCTATTCAAACTTGAGGTTTTTCCACTTACCTTTTTTATAAATTATGTAACACCAAACTGTCGCGAGAAGGTTGCTGGCAACCATCGACCACCATAAAGCATCGTATGGATAGGCCGCGAGAGGCTTTGCCATGAGTTTTAAGAGCGGTGCCAGGAAAGATTCCTTTAAAAAAAGAATATCGAGCGCTTTGCCAGAAAGAATATAAACAAAAGGTATCCTAAAAAGCCACAACCGACCAATATTAACTCTAAGCGCCGCACTCGATAAGCCCGAACCATTGAAAACACCCATGAAAACGAACATAGACCCAAAGATAAACGAAGCTATGGATGTGACTTTAAACATTCGAATGCCCACCTCGATAACATCTGGAGAGTCGATGAAAAATTTGGTTAGTTCTGCACCAAAAAGGAAAACCAGCGTGCTTCCAACGCCCATAATTGACATAATCAAAATAAAGGCTTTTTTTAAGCTTTCCTCTGCGCGCTTTATATTCCCTGCGCCAAGGTTCTGGCCGACAACTGTTGCGAGAGCATTGCTGATACCCATTGCCGGCATCATGAATATGTTTGTCATGCGGTTACCGATAGAGAAAGTGCTTATAACCGTTATTCCAAAGGTATTGACAAAGCCTTGGAGGATAAGGAATCCGAAGCTAGTTACAGATTGTCCTATTGAGGCAGGAATGGCGATTTTCAGGATATTCTTAAGCATACCCCAATCAGGAATAATATCTTTAAATGATGGAAGACGCGCAGCATCGCGTTTTAGAAAAACCACTATTGATATGACTGCCCCGATAGCCTGGGCAATAAGCGTAGCTAGTGCCGCGCCGTGAACCTCCATGCGTGGGAAGAAAGCGATACCAAAGATCATAAGTGGATCGAGAGCAATATTGATAAGAACGGAAATAGCTGATATTACCATCGGTGTGACGGTGTCTCCTTCGCCGTGAGCGACGGATTGGTAGAACATATAGAAAAACGAAGCAGCCATTCCTATGAGTATTATTCTGATATACTCAAGAGCAAGCTCGAATATCTCTATTGGAACTTTGAGAAGTGTTAGAATATCTCTCGAAAAGAAAAGCCCAAAGAAAAGGAAAATTCCAGTGAACGATACCATAACGAGGAATAATTGCCCTATAGTTCTTTTTACACGCTCTGGTTTGCCAGCACCCTCAAAACGGGCAACAAGGGCTGTTCCAGCAATAACGAAACCAGCCCCAAAGGATATCAGGGTAAAAACAACAGGAAAGGCTATTCCAGTTGCGGAAACTGCTCCTGTAGCTTTTTCGCCGAGTTTCCCAAGCCAAAAAGTATCCACGAGATTATGCACAGTGTGCAAAAAATTCGCGATCATGATGGGGACAGACAGTCTTAGGAGGTTCCCGACAATGTTGCCCTGAGTCAAATCACGGGCATAAGGGTTAGTATTTTTTTTCGCTTCCGACATAGCGAGATATTATAAGACAGTCTTGGGTAAATGCCATAAAAAAGGCGAGGTAACTAAACCTCGCCTTTAGAAAAGTTGCAGCTTATCTTATGCTTCTGTGCTTTCCCACCAGTTTTTAAATTCTTCGCTGAAAAAATTAACTAAAAGGATAATTCCGAGCACCGTTCCAATCGGAAAAC of the bacterium genome contains:
- a CDS encoding MATE family efflux transporter, with translation MSEAKKNTNPYARDLTQGNIVGNLLRLSVPIMIANFLHTVHNLVDTFWLGKLGEKATGAVSATGIAFPVVFTLISFGAGFVIAGTALVARFEGAGKPERVKRTIGQLFLVMVSFTGIFLFFGLFFSRDILTLLKVPIEIFELALEYIRIILIGMAASFFYMFYQSVAHGEGDTVTPMVISAISVLINIALDPLMIFGIAFFPRMEVHGAALATLIAQAIGAVISIVVFLKRDAARLPSFKDIIPDWGMLKNILKIAIPASIGQSVTSFGFLILQGFVNTFGITVISTFSIGNRMTNIFMMPAMGISNALATVVGQNLGAGNIKRAEESLKKAFILIMSIMGVGSTLVFLFGAELTKFFIDSPDVIEVGIRMFKVTSIASFIFGSMFVFMGVFNGSGLSSAALRVNIGRLWLFRIPFVYILSGKALDILFLKESFLAPLLKLMAKPLAAYPYDALWWSMVASNLLATVWCYIIYKKGKWKNLKFE